GTCCAAGGGCCATTCATAGTATAGGAACTAAGAAATTGGCAGTTCAAAGGGATGCTTTCTTTTAAACAAGATGATTTTTATAAAAGTATATAAAGGTCTTCCTTGAAAATAAAAAAGGAGGCTAGCATACATTATAATGCAGACAGATGGTTTTTAATATGGGAATCAAGACTTGTTTTTGtgttatttttattctattgaaacTAAATGAATGTAACAATCCATAAGGGCATATTATACCATGCTGCAACATATTTGCTTcatctcttttttcctttttttttttttttttttttttttttcttttgataaggGGGTTGGGtgaaaatttgattgaatatcAGAGTAAAGGCAAGATCAAACCCAAATCCCTGGTATCGATACAATTTATTACGGAACTTTAATattgttaaaatttttatatttcaatcaaaattttatgatgaatttgCTATTGGAAATTATGAGATGATTTCCAACACATTAAGTTTTTGACTCCAAATTTATCCCCTGATAATAGGTCCTTCTTTAGTTATTTTTCCAAGGGTCACCTTGTAATTTTATTGAGGACACATTTCAGTTGGAATTTGACCATTTGAAATCAAAAAGTAAGTTTACTTTTTGAATGCTCCTGCCTTGTAATTTTAGTGAGGAGACATTTCAGTTGCAACTTGACCATTTGAAATCAAAAAGTAAGTTTGCTTTTGAATGCTCCCATGAGAATAAATGTTTTTTTAGAATTCAATATATTAGGTCCATCGTTTCTTAACTTATAAACCTTTGAGTGCCACTAAACCATAATCACTTGAAAACATCTTATCAAGTCATTATGAGTATCAATTTTCAAGCCAATTAATATATAGGTAAGTGACTTCAAAATAAATGATTCTGGATTCATAGGTATTTTAGATGTTCTAGATCATCATCAATAGTATATTAACTGTCATTCCAAAATATCATACTTGATTTTGCACCGAGTATTGAGGCCTCAATCTCCTTGAGTATATAGAAGTCTACCTTATGGTTGACTTTTGCACTCACTTGATGCATTGGttagaaatctatttttttttaaaaaaactagatcattccctcaaaaaaaaaaaaaaaaatttaagacatggtTTGTGAGTCCAAAAAAGAAGTGCAGTGTATATCACAAAAATACAAGTAGGTGCATGATCATCTTAATCCTCGATAAGACATGAGAAAGAGATGATTGACTGCTgatacttttttctttttcccttcacATACTATTCTTGGGGAGACGAAGCATTTTCCTATTGGTTACTTACCTAGATTGGTGTACAGGTCTGGTTGTCCATGACCTAACCAGGTTCTCAATTTGACAAACTCTGAGAGCTATGGGTTGGTCCACATCTCTCTAGAAACACAAGTATCGCAAGGATTTTCCTTTCACAAGTTTGATGACACAACTAATTCACATTTTTCTTTTGACAATCCAACTTTCTCTCTTGATGGCTTTCATCAACCTCAACTTCTAAACAAACATGGGCTGAGGAAAAATTCAACACCATCAAGGTTATTACAAGAATATAAGACAACAGTTTtttaagaagaagagaaaaaacatGGGCTTCACAACAGAATAAAGTTTTGCTCTGTTATTATTAAACCTAGGCATTAAACACGTACGTTAGTTCCATATTTTGGCCTTCTTGCTAAAACTAAAAGAGCTTTGGCCTGCTACTTTTGGTGCTCACTTCCTTCCAATGCCACCATCAAGGATTCCACTCCATGCAAAACATCTTTAACATATTTCAGTCTCCTTTGGGGCATTATTCAATATGTTTCTTTGAATTTGATCCACCTTAGGAGTTGATGCTTTGAGATTTTAGGCCTTACTGCCCTTATCAAGCTAGGCCCTTAGGCCATTAATCATTTCAAGATGAAAATGATGGCTATCGATGAAGGTTTTGTGCATCAATCTATCAAGGACTGCAACGTTGGTCCGAGAAATCCTAGTTGGTGCATCCATTTGAATGCATGGATCATCTCAGTGTGTTTCTAGAACATGTGAGAAATAGATGGCTAAAATGTGCAAACGAAGGAAGCAACTGTTAGCTGTTCTCTTTCTTCACATTTGTCATATTTTCAGCATATTTCTCAATTTGACAAACTCAATTACCTGTCGATTGGTCCAAACATCTGGTTTCTCGAAACACAAAAGTTATGAAATTTTCAATTCGTAGTTTGATACGACCAATTTCGCATTGTTATTTGACAATTGAACTTTTCTCCTTTGATTACTTTATTGACAATCCCAACTTGTAGACAAAAACATGATTTCAGGAACAATTCAACACAAACAGGGCAACAGGAATATAAGACCAAAAAATTCTGAAGCAAAAGAACCAAGAGACACGGGCAGCACAACAGAAAAAAATTTCCCCTGTTATTAAACTAATTGCATTAAACAAGTTCATGGATCACATGTGttggaatttttgataaaatgacAAGAGCTCTGGCCTAATCTTCTTGGCACTCAGCACCCACCGACACATCAAAGATTCCACCCCATAGCAAAACCATCAATGGAGAAAAGTTGAGGAAAAATTCAACACAATAGGGGGAACAAGAATATGAGGAGAACATTCTAAGAACGATATGTATTGGGGGAAAAAAATCCTATTATTAAACTAATTGCATCAAATGTGTTTCCTGGATCACATCTTATTGGCTTCTTGAGAGAATCACAAGAGCTTGGGCCTGCATTTCTTGGTGCTCACTTCCTTTCACTGCCACCAACCAAGATTCCACTCCATACATTCCTCCATTCTCAGCTTACTCTACATTTTAACATATTTCAGTCTCCTTTGGTGCATTTATCTCCCAAATTGAGTTAAAGCTGTGTTGGTACTTGGAAGGAGAAGGGAAAGAGAGGAGCCAAATTGAAGGACAACCCAAACAAACTAAAACTTTACATagccaaaaatgaagatgaaaagaaagaaggaacaTGGATCCAATTAAAAGACAAGATGAAAACAATCAAATCCAATGAACCAACATACTGCATGAATATGTCGAGTTCTCGATCTTGTACTTTTTAATCCCTTCAAAGGCCCCCCCTCCGACCATTATCTACAACCCCTATAAAAGGATTTCCCCTTGCTTCCCTTCCCTTGTCCTCCTCCTTCCATCCAACCACCATCATCCCAAGGCTGCGAACCCTCCGCCCCTCATCATCTGCTTGAACTCCTTGAAATTGACCATCCCATCCCCGTCGACGTCCACCTTGCTGATCATCCTCCGGCAGTCCTCGACGGTCCTCCCCTGCTTGAGCCCGAGCGATGCGAGCACCGACCGGAGCTCCTCGACGGTGATGAACCCATCGCCATTCTGGTCGAACACGTTGAAGGCCTCCCTCATGTCCTCCTCCTCATCCCGCTCGTCCATGATCGTCTGGTAGAGCGCACCGAACTCCTCAATGTCGACGCAGCCATCACCATTCACATCGATCTTCCCGATCATCGACTCGAGGTCTCCCTCGGGGATGTAGATCCCCAGGTTCTCGAGGGAGTCGCTCAGCTCCTTCTTCGTGATGCGGCCATCACCATTGCGGTCGAACATCTGGAAGACCCGCTTCAGCTCCGACGGGTCCATTTCCGGCGGTGTCGCCAGGATCAACACACGGGGTCGACCGGAAGAGGAGCGCGAGGAGGGGAGGAGGAGGGAAATAAGCTTGTGGGGGAGGAAATAGTGGAGGAGGCTATTAAGGAGGTGGCAAATGAGGGAAATCCTTAGGAAAACGGTTGGCATCGGAGAGTTAAGTGGTGGTGGCGGGGATTGCCAATGTAACGAGTGGTGGGGAGGAATAGGTGGTGAGAATGGTTGAAGAAATGGTGGCTTTAAAGCCATCGGTTACGTTTACTTGCAGTCCCCACACGGTTGAGGCTATCAAAGAAGAATAATTTGGTAGCCAAAGCGCGTTGGCAAcggcctttttttttcctttttgtcttccaAGTTGGTGACCGTTGGACGCGGGAAAGGGGGAGGACGGCCGAGTTGGGTCGTAGGATGGGAGGTAGAGGGCCAGGTCGGATGACACGTCGAGGGAGGTGGCACGTGGGATCGGCAGGAGATACGTTCCGAGAGGCGCATGAAGGCCGGGAATGGTGCTGGTGTGATGATGCTGGGGGGAAGTATGATATGGTGTTCGTGGATGGTGGGTGGATGGTGGACATTAGATTGGTCTTTGgttgataaattttatggattgTACGTCAGAAAGAGAGGGCATTGTGTCATGTTGAACTGGGAGTGAGCCGTGGGAGGGGAAGTTTGTTTAATGTTGGGTGTGTTACTGTTTACGAGACAGCATTTCAGTGTGATAGGGATTGGATAAGTGGTGCCTGCTTAGTTTAGTTCATGGTGATTAAAGAATTTGTCCATTTGGTTGATGGGAACATGATGGCATGCATTAAAATTTTGTTTGGTAGGTAAGAAGTTCTCTCACGGTTGACGTAAACTTGGGTAAAAGCTTGCTCAAGTAGCTATAGGTTGCAGCAAGAAAGGAAAATGGTGTGTTAAATACTTGGGAAGAATCTCAGGGGGCCATGTTCagctctttttgtttcttttctggtCTTCTAGTCTTTTTGTATGGAGGCCATGTTCCATGCTCGTTTCTAGCCATGTCCCAGACatatagcatttttttttttttttcctgctctCTCATATTGTTGGAGAAATTGATCAGCCTCTATTACAAAACATGCTATTGGAGATGTCGGATGGCATGGAAGCATTACCTAATGACCAAGATGAAGAACCAAAAATGATGCAGCTCCAAATagcttgattaaattttaatatatatatcttACAAAATCTAGCATAGATGCAATGCATCAGGGGTTTGGGCCGTATGTTTAacgcgaaagaatgattgatcttctttggcAACATCAATCGCCGGATCACATATTGCATGGGTTTCAAAGCATATCAACCTCTTCCTTCCATCCATAGCACAGATAATGCCGTGCTTTGAAACAAATAATGCTA
Above is a genomic segment from Elaeis guineensis isolate ETL-2024a chromosome 1, EG11, whole genome shotgun sequence containing:
- the LOC105038625 gene encoding calmodulin-like protein 3: MALKPPFLQPFSPPIPPHHSLHWQSPPPPLNSPMPTVFLRISLICHLLNSLLHYFLPHKLISLLLPSSRSSSGRPRVLILATPPEMDPSELKRVFQMFDRNGDGRITKKELSDSLENLGIYIPEGDLESMIGKIDVNGDGCVDIEEFGALYQTIMDERDEEEDMREAFNVFDQNGDGFITVEELRSVLASLGLKQGRTVEDCRRMISKVDVDGDGMVNFKEFKQMMRGGGFAALG